One genomic window of Meles meles chromosome 3, mMelMel3.1 paternal haplotype, whole genome shotgun sequence includes the following:
- the DDX41 gene encoding probable ATP-dependent RNA helicase DDX41 — protein sequence MEDSEPERKRARNDEATATGSRSETEDEDDEDYVPYVPLRQRRQLLLQKLLQRRRKGAAEEEQQDSGSEPRGDEDDIPLGPQSNVSLLDQHQHLKEKAEARKESAKEKQLKEEEKILESVAEGRALMSVKEMAKGITYDDPIKTSWTPPRYVLSMSEERHERVRKKYHILVEGDGIPPPIKSFKEMKFPAAILRGLKKKGIHHPTPIQIQGIPTILSGRDMIGIAFTGSGKTLVFTLPVIMFCLEQEKRLPFSKREGPYGLIICPSRELARQTHGILEYYCRLLQEDSSPLLRCALCIGGMSVKEQMETIRHGVHMMVATPGRLMDLLQKKMVSLDICRYLALDEADRMIDMGFEGDIRTIFSYFKGQRQTLLFSATMPKKIQNFAKSALVKPVTINVGRAGAASLDVIQEVEYVKEEAKMVYLLECLQKTPPPVLIFAEKKADVDAIHEYLLLKGVEAVAIHGGKDQEERTKAIEAFREGKKDVLVATDVASKGLDFPAIQHVINYDMPEEIENYVHRIGRTGRSGNTGIATTFINKACDESVLMDLKALLLEAKQKVPPVLQVLHCGDESMLDIGGERGCAFCGGLGHRITDCPKLEAMQTKQVSNIGRKDYLAHSSMDF from the exons ATGGAGGACTCGGAACCCGAGCGGAAG CGGGCTCGCAACGACGAGGCGACTGCCACAGGAAGCCGCTCCGAGACGGAGGATGAGGACGACGAAGACTATGTGCCTTACGTGCCTTTGCGACAGCGCCGACAACTTCTG CTCCAGAAGCTACTGCAACGAAGGCGCAAAGGAGCTgcggaggaggagcagcaggacaGCGGCAGCGAGCCCCGGGGAGATGAGGACGATATCCCGCTGGGCCCTCAGTCCAACGTCAGCCTCCTGGATCAGCACCAGCACCTCAAAGAGAAGGCTGAAG CCCGCAAGGAGTCTGCCAAGGAGAAGCAgctgaaagaagaggaaaagatccTGGAGAGTGTGGCTGAGGGCCGAG CCTTGATGTCAGTGAAGGAAATGGCCAAGGGAATCACATACGACGATCCAATCAAAACCAG TTGGACTCCCCCCCGCTATGTCCTGAGCATGTCTGAAGAGCGGCATGAACGGGTTCGGAAGAAGTACCACATCCTGGTGGAAGGAGATGGTATCCCACCACCCATCAAGAGCTTCAAGGAAATGAAATTTCCTGCAG CCATCCTGAGAGGCCTGAAGAAGAAGGGAATCCACCACCCAACACCCATTCAGATCCAGGGCATCCCCACCAT ACTATCTGGCCGGGACATGATAGGTATCGCCTTCACGGGTTCCGGCAAGACACTGGTGTTCACATTGCCTGTCATCATGTTCTGCCTGGAACAAGAAAAGAGATTACCTTTCTCCAAGCGTGAAGGGCCCTATGGACTCATCATCTGCCCCTCG CGGGAGCTCGCCCGGCAGACCCATGGCATCCTGGAGTATTACTGCCGCCTACTGCAGGAGGACAGCTCCCCGCTCCTGCGCTGCGCTCTCTGCATCGGGGGCATGTCTGTTAAAGAGCAGATGGAAACCATCCGACA CGGTGTGCACATGATGGTAGCCACCCCTGGGCGCCTCATGGATTTGCTGCAGAAGAAGATGGTCAGTCTAGACATCTGCCGCTACCTGGCTCTGGACGAGGCTGACCGCATGATTGACATGGGTTTTGAGGGTGACATCCGCACCATCTTCTCCTACTTCAAG GGCCAGCGACAGACCCTGCTCTTCAGTGCCACCATGCCTAAGAAGATTCAGAACTTTGCCAAGAGTGCCCTGGTAAAGCCGGTCACAATCAACGTGGGGCGCGCTGGGGCTGCTAGCCTGGATGTCATCCAG GAGGTGGAATATGTCAAGGAGGAGGCCAAGATGGTATACCTGCTCGAATGCCTACAGAAAACACCCCCACCC GTGCTCATCTTTGCGGAGAAGAAGGCTGATGTGGATGCCATCCATGAGTACCTGCTGCTCAAGGGGGTCGAGGCAGTGGCCATCCATGGGGGCAAAG ACCAGGAGGAACGGACCAAGGCTATCGAGGCATTCCGGGAAGGCAAGAAGGATGTTCTGGTGGCCACCGACGTAGCCTCCAAGGGCCTGGACTTCCCTGCCATCCAGCATGTCATAAATTATGACATGCCTGAGGAGATCGAAAACTACG TGCACCGTATTGGCCGCACCGGGCGCTCCGGGAACACAGGCATTGCCACCACTTTCATCAACAAGGCCTGTG ACGAGTCAGTGCTGATGGACCTGAAAGCTCTGCTGCTGGAGGCGAAGCAGAAGGTGCCCCCTGTGCTGCAGGTGCTGCACTGCGGGGATGAGTCCATGCTGGACATTGGAG GAGAGCGTGGCTGTGCCTTCTGTGGGGGCCTGGGCCATCGAATCACTGACTGCCCCAAACTCGAGGCTATGCAGACCAAGCAGGTCAGCAACATCGGCCGCAAGGACTACCTGGCCCACAGCTCCATGGACTTCTGA